In Ptychodera flava strain L36383 chromosome 6, AS_Pfla_20210202, whole genome shotgun sequence, the sequence TGACAACATGCGATTGCAACAGCTAAGGAAGTAATGTTCCATATTATAATAAAAATGAATTGTATGTACcggtttatttttattgttagtCTATTGGCATCATACCATTAGATCTGCAGATTGATCACATTTAATTGATCATTTACAGTGATAATTTAAGTTTTAATCGTAGGCATATATCATAAAAGTGTATCGCTCACTGACTTCTTGAGATGGGATGGCAACAGAGAAATTGTAGAGATAGACTTTGAATACCATGAGGTAAACCCTGCCTTCGTATCAGATAAAGAAGACATTGGCTATAGTTTAATATAAAGCTAGGCTAACTTATGGTCACTTAATTGGATACAATATCAGattaatataaaattagaaaccAATATCCAGTTAGCAGCCACGTATTATCTACGTTCTACTGGTAAGTATCTGTCAAGTATTTCAGAGTGATGAAGCCAGTTGTTGGCATTGGATACttcatttttatcagcaaaaaaTAGTTTTATTGTAACTTAATTGACTGAAAAAGACTATATCAATCATGAGCAAATTAATAACTTAAACACTTTGATGGTACCGATCACTTTAATTAAAAGACGTACGACACTAAACGGTGAGCTGTCCTCATCTATTCACTAATTGATGCCGGGTAGACGAATGGGACAACTGATTAATAAAATCCACTGGggagaaaatcaagcataatTAGCAGTGTGATGATGAGACAAGAACAACTTTTGCAAAGATATCACTCCTACTTcagcttttgattttttctagCTCTAATCTTAGTTGATAGTTTTGCCTTTGCATGAAAGTGTTTGTACAGAAATAATAAATGTAATTTCGTTAACTATAAAAAAATCGATCGCTGCAATCATAGAGCTGAACAATGTTGTGGACATGATTTTCAGAATGGTTGTTAACTTCAGCAGACCGTTTTCAGATTCCAAAGCTATTATTTCCAAATAGTTTCCTCAAATGTTTCCAACATGATGATAGCAACCCGGAAATAATTCACACAGCAGTTGAATTTCCTTGCAAATGTACTTATAGGTTAGGGGCATCCTACAATCAGGCTAGGGACAATTACATgattcaacaacaacaagaacacaAAGCAACAAACATTCTTTCGAAATTTGTTCAGATTAAAGATCTCAGAAAATCGGAGGGCCACAGGACCATGTTTGAATAGAGTGCCGGTCAATACGATAGACCGTTTGTCTTGGCCACAAATGCTTAGTATCTTCAATGtcgaaattttgtaaaatgtttaattgacaaatttgaaagatTGCCATTTCATTAGGTTTAGTATTCTGAGTAGAATGCGATTTAGGGAGAAATACTCAGCTTCTCAATTTAATACATATCTTTTCTGGTCTATCGcctgtgggggttcattttaacgCTGTGGGAGTAAATAcagtttttacaattttatgaaaataaaaagtcCCATCAAAGTTTACATAggaatggccgccattttggatttaaaatattggtaaatatgtgtttatttgttacTCAAGTACTAAAATTTTCACGGTTGCTATTGATTTTTCTTCTTAATTTGTGAAGAGAATATTTAAAAGATTCAGCGAGGAAGGTTTTGGCAAACGTTTTAAAACACATTATAGTCCTCTATTGACACTTAACGGCACACATACAAGTATACAGGATTCCTGTTTGGGGTATAATAGTCAGTCACCTAACGACAAAAGTTAGGTTTGTATTTCCCCGCAGTTACGCGCAATTTTCGTGTTGAGAAAGCACTGTGCCCTAAAATGCAAATATACGAGGTGCGAGCACATTAAAATACTGACGTCTATTTTAATTATGCGGATGCCACAAAAAATGTATattgttgtttactttttgctgaaacataaaatgacatttttaacattttaactGTGCACTTTTTTCGGGGAGGGGAAGAAGTCAATATGTAAAAAGATAGAAATgttcccttcatattttgtttttcacgtCACATCTATATGTATACctactttgtaaatatttaggccttaaacaaaacaaatctcGACCCAAAGCCTATACAATGCAACAGCTGCCTTTCCAGAAAAATTCGAATGAGATCATATTTATCATTGTGAAAATACATGAagataaagaaagaaaacatcTCCTACCAGATTTCAGAGATTGGCATGCAAAATGAAGTGCAACCAAGGACGATGAGCAAGCGGTGTCGAATATCAGAGACGGCCCGGTGAAATTAAAGGTATACGATATTCTGTTTGCAGCGATGCATTTCGAGTTACCCGTGACTGTGTAGTTACTGGTATCTTTTATGTCCGAATTCGCAACAACACCGTAGTCTTCATTCATTAatccttcaaaataaaaaacatgAGTGTCAGTGTATATTGAATCCATACCACGCAATGtataatttgcaaaacaaacagCTGTACGTTTACACATAAGTACTACCTACATCGATATTGTCAATGACAACGGCTATATCTCCTCTCTAGGCTATAGACATTTCCATTTTCCTTATATCTAGtaacacaacacaacaaaagCGTCTTGCGTGCTGTCAtcgttttgtcatttttattcctGCAAGTAAATTTACGATGCTTCACTATTTCCTATTGCTTATCAGAATTCATGATGAGCAGTGTTAATCGAATACTTATAACTAGTAATTGCCATTTGGGCATGATATTTTAAAACTATTGTTTGTACTTAGGTCGCTTTGGATTCATTTGTTTCAGAATATATCAACATCACACGCCATGGTTGTTAATCATTTTCATGTCCTTGAATATGGTTGATGGGTATGTTAGTTCTAGAGGGCCTTTTCTTTACCGCAGAGGGAGTTGGGCATTACATGGCTTCCATAGCATAAGAGCtctcaaatttgattttcatttgacTTACCTATGAAGCATCCAACGTCACTCCCGGTAACTCTATCTATCGGAAATCCACCATTCTCCATAGCCTTATATACACACTCCAGGAGGAGGTGCTGCTGAGGATCCATTCGTTTTGCTTCCTCGTCGTTTATTCCGAAGAATTTGTTATCCCATTCCTTGAACCTACGTGCAGAGTCAAACGGATTCTAACTTGAGATATAAATACGATGAATGATATGTTGATTATTcaacaagaagaaaaaaaaacatgcatgtAACTATGTCAAAATCTAACTTGTTCCGACCCTTATGTGTTTGTGAAACACTGAACAGACAGTCttttaaattgttaaaatgtatgTGTCTCCCGTTGTGTGTTAAGAATATTACACCTCTATTGACGGAGAGAGCAAAATATTGTGGCAGGCAGTTTGCTTCTATGGTTCCATATTTCGAAAGTTGTTCAAGACATTAGTGTGGCTTCGATACGTTTTAAATTGAACTGAAGTCAGATGTATGATGGAATGCTGCTTATTACATGTAAGTATAATAATCTTCCGAGGACACTACCAATAATGTTTGAGCGGATAAATAGTTTGGATGGTTTTTCAATTATAGTAGTAACCAGTTGCAACTTCTATGCAAGTGCTCACGAAAATATAAACAGCTTGAAAAGCTCACTTTGAACATTTTACGTAAATTTTCTAGGACATTGAAACGATTCGTCTTACCTACGTTCTACAGAAGTATTTAGAATTATTGCCTTGCAAGAATGCAAAAAGGTATTTGAAAGTTGTCATGACAGCATATATAGCACTTTGTCAAAAGGCGACTGGCAATGATGGACTGGCCACTACAATTtttatacgtattttcaagcaagatttatagtttcatCATTTTCTATTTTAGCTTTTTAAAACCTGTCCTTATATTAATGACAATGGGATAGAAATCCGTCATTAATGCAAACCATTCCAACTAATTACCAACTACTTACAGgcattatttcagtttttctggTAAAATAATTTGATTGGTTGTGCTATGGATACCGAGACCGTAGTATGACCATGTCTGCCATTACCGACACTCTTTAACGTAGAGTGACACTCATGGTCTTCAAGTTGTTTCAGTTTCTATAGAGAATTATCGGCAGGGAATTAATTAATATTGCCAGCATGTTCATCACAAAAAATGCACTGACTCATTTGCAGGAAAAAGGACAATTCTTGCATAAATTGATATCGATATGGGAGTTAAGTCAGATTAATAACTATTGCCCAGAGATAGATAAGCATATCGACTTCCCTTCCGCGTCTTATCAGCAATAATTTTCAAACGAAACATAAATGGTCGGAAAGATTCTTGATTCTCCTCACTAAGTTTGGTTGAAGTGATATGTTTTTCTCCTAAAAGAATTGTCATAGCTTGCATGTTACATAACGTATTATTTAATGAGCTCCACGCCAGACTGATACCCTAAAGATGCTGCGTTAATGGACTCATTGATACGGGTACTTAAAGTCATTGAGATATCAGagtaaaaaaatttgtattttctggCTTAAAATAAAGAACAtggtttgtttttgtgaaattatCAACAAGACGATATCTCACCTTTCTATGAAGGCCGCATGTTTGACGTACGATTTACCGGGCTCATTTCTATCATTGCTGTAGAATGCTTCATTGTTCCATCTTTCGGGCGGAATTTCCTTGACATGATTTTCACCATTCACCAGAATCCTCCAGTATGCATCGAGGTCAGGAGCCCCAGGGAAGTTACATGCAACGCCCACTATAGCTATGGCATCATCTGCTTCCATGGTAGGCTAAAATGAGAATGAGCTCATCTTTGTTGGGTGTtgtcatagtatctgcaatttAGCATTACTGACTGGAATACCAAATTGAAATTCTTAAAATGTTATGTTTTCTTTACTTTAAGAATTCTTGAGATctgaaatacatacatgtaacaagCAGTTGAATTTCTCTGGACGTACGCAAAAGTTATTGGTTTGCGATTTCTCTCAACCCCAATCACGCCCAGTTCAACCAGACAGTTCGCTAAAAGAATTTCggtcatatttttgaaaaaaaaagtacaAGAAGTACAAGAACTACAAGAAGTAATAAACCGGtaataaacacctattgcctggtcatgagggctatagcgcccgtctattaccccgaggggccgtgtgttaccagaaacatagCGCTGTGTGTCTGggaacacacggccacgaggaaAATTCGACCGCTTTGTCAACTTTGACCGTTCCGACGGGCCTTTATTGGGTCGAGGTGCCAAAATACGCCCCCACACGGCCGATTACTCGACTCTGCTTCCTTGAGGGTACAGCGTTTTCTGAAACTCACCTGAATTTACACATCCCTAGgagtgaaaaaatgtttttatcacGTATCTTTCACATCTCAATCTAAAGTCAACAACTAACTTAAACTCACGTACTTCTTTCCTTACGGACTATATTCGCGGGTAATCAATACATTGCCTGACAATGAACTAATCTCCACAAAGTTTCAACTGACTGTATAAACAAGGTTAGTCATTGcgaaaaaacacagaaaaagtcaaaacaaccaacaaacaaacaattcttTGCACTTGAAATTGACAGGGGACCACTTAGGGTTATTGACCAGACAAGTTCACTGGAGTGCAAACAGTTCAACGTATGTTGGGCGAGTAATACCTGTCCTGAGAAATGGCAGGGTTGCCATGCATGTTAAAAAGCAAAAGCACACCAATTTGTAGACACGCATCTAaactttgacccaggtcaacaATCATATATCAGAATGTCACCAAACATTGAACAGCGGAAAAATGGTCGCACATAAGGGACCGAGCAAGTCTCATCCAACAAACCCTGTGTTAATTGGCAAGCCATAATTAATAAAAAACATTGATATAGAATTGTGAATGATGGATAAAATCATACCCTATTTTTAATTTAGACCCTGATTACCATGAAATTTATCGCCCATCttaaggaggtacgctaccattccaaaaatgttgggacattcttgaagttgacttttctgaaataatctttatgtgtacattgcaaagatatgaaaaaaatatggggtacccatgcaaagggtttttgaaaaaacacatgccaaaattgacagaaaaccactaaatctcccattttgcgaaatttgcacttaccagcagaatctttattttatcgcaaacgattaacagatcccagtgtgcataccacatttttgcattgtcaggacagctgaattaggacaatcaactaaaatttgtgatgtcttgtcttaaaaattaaatattagaccctaaatttatcatttaactgtaaaattagtcttttttaaaaatataaacttcatataaatgcacaaaataattttcaaaatgttaaaaagtacagcaatatctatcaaacagacagtgttctttgcTTTAGAAGCAGaaaaaagttggggtcaccacgcaaatgttcttactaaacagcaaaaagtgattaaaaaggTGAAtttgttagacctgagatttgaccctctagcttactgatattatgtcagagctacaattgttaattattctctactgatctttcaaaataaaaataactgtcgatttttcagtgcaaaaatataatgtcagttgttttgattcataaaaacttctgaaagaaatattataaggtcactagcatgattttttgccattttgtcctgttcttcacgctcaccaggttaggtagtctaaaaggaacatgtacatcttttTGACAAAAGAGGGCCCTCCTATATAGAACGGTAGCGTACAATGCAACTGAAAGTGCCCACTACAGTGCGGCAAGTGTACGTATTGGCATAAGACGGAGGTGTCATCTTGGTCGTTTAGTCACCTGTAGTATCTTCATACCAATTGCTAGGAGACTATCAAGGACTTAGCTTACGTATCGTCCTAAATATTGATGTCTCAATATTATTCCAGCTAATTAATCTCAATGCCGATGGACGTTTCTCCTCAATTTATGTGACGTGACAGCAGTGTATCTAATTGATTTCAGGATGACAGATAAATTCTTTGTGATATGCGAAAATCCGAATACTGATACTTCAATGTTTTGAATATTGAGATAGTGTTAGAGCATTTTCATTGCTTGCGGGAATACTGCCATCTCCTCGGGCTCAGTTGCCAGTATTGTGGCTTACAACTGTTAATTTATCTAGTGTTCACTTATTCTTATAATTTTCGTCTCATAAAGTTAGGAGGGTTTTGTTTTGAACCTGTTTTAATTGACCACGACTCAAATCGGTCCATATACCCATAGCCTTCTGCGATACTGCTTTCTCCGAGTTTCTGTTGTTattgtatgttgttgttgttttgttttgtttttcagcaCCATGGCagtgtttctttgcatgttcattgaaaggggcacTTCCATCGAAATCGGgcgcagacttgacattttagggggcagtcacttgtgatgttgattttgccttCCTAGGAAGCGCTTCCTTGATATCATTGCGATCGTCACCCATTACAGTTTCATGAGTTTCGTCGTGTATGTCGCATGCAACACCTGTACTAACATCGACACTGGAATTTTCCATCATTGATACAGTTTTTTAAGttctgctttcaaactttaccgctatcaaaacatgaaatattGCTCTGGTATGGAGACTGACCCTTAATTAGGTCGTTGACTGTTATGTTTGATGCTTACAGGCCACGTCATGCATGTCACCAAAGCTGaatgacaggcgatattttgtctttttcgcGGGAGTATGACTAGAATTTACAACCGTACGGCATATCCAAAGGTCGCTACATGGATACTATTCGCTTGGGTCACCCTCATATATGTGGGCGTCTTTGCTTGCCGTGTTTAGTGCGCGATTTTTGCGCTATCAGTAACTTTTCTAGGGCAAACAAttgctcgaaatgcgcaatttgtgcaatcgcgcagtcgagagaaaaccctgccATGGAGTTATGTTCAGATAACATGTACCTATAGTCTGTTCTTATTTGTCTTCGTCGACCACAGGATGCAGGGTGAGTTTTAAGTTCAAACTGAAGTATGCCTCGCTATTCAGTCCGATTTAGTCCAATGGAAGCGATTCCTACCAGTATAATAACCTCCGACTAATGCCAagatctaaaatatgcaaaccTAATTGCTTGTATCGGAGAAGTATGGTGTAACCTTAAAAATTTGCTACATCAGTCAGCGTTTGCATTGCCCGACAGATGAATAACCACGTGATATAGTTGCCGCCGCTTCTTTGTTTGTTACATTGAAGTGCAGCTGTAGGTTTTCTTCACCCCACTCATCAGAGTACAGCCAACCGTCTGAGTTTCCTTTCTTTCCGAATCGCACGCTCATCAAGGAGAAAGCGCTGGCCTAAAGCCCTCGGCTGTGCGCTTTCGGTGCGCAAGTAGCCTTGCGTACGATGTttccagcgttatacggcctcccaccacagccctgctgactgcCATAGAGAAAACCGGCGACCGCGGTCCCAAATTGGGCCCTGCAAGAGAAACTACTTTTCTAACTACACCGGACgcaatcaactcgattccgatctatgccTACCAAATAACTCAACCGCTCACATAACAGACTGCAAATAAATTTGCTTTCGTGACATCCCAAACCGTTAGTTAAAcggcgatgcacggtcaagggCCCAATGGCCGGCCGTATCTATGAACGTATCTAATGGCTCGGCGAAGCACTAAGCCCTTGACCGTGCATCACTGGCAAACTAGCGGTTTTGGACTTCACGAGAGCAattttttgcagtctgtgagcggttgagtaaTTTGGGTAGGTATAGATCGGAATTCAGTTGATTTCGGtcgaaagtagttagaaaagtagtTTAACGTGCGCGGTCTGAATTGGGGCCGCGGTCACGGTCGCCGGTTTTGTCTATGGCAGTCAGCAGGCGAGGCTGTGGTCGGAGGCCGTatgacgccgggaacacacagggCAAGTGCGCATGCAGCATGTTTAAAATGTCACCATGCAGTGTGACCCattcttatcaaagatgataACTAGGGTTCCATAAAGTTTTATGGTATAATCAATTTTGTCCGCGATG encodes:
- the LOC139136031 gene encoding putative uncharacterized protein encoded by LINC00614, translated to MEADDAIAIVGVACNFPGAPDLDAYWRILVNGENHVKEIPPERWNNEAFYSNDRNEPGKSYVKHAAFIERFKEWDNKFFGINDEEAKRMDPQQHLLLECVYKAMENGGFPIDRVTGSDVGCFIGLMNEDYGVVANSDIKDTSNYTVTGDCSMAVCGGVNFMISPDMFVILSRARMLSLMVNVNPSQMMEMVMQEERAVE